The nucleotide window ctatgcatctccttgatagatcttgcatgatcgtaggaattttttttgaaatactacgttacccaacagtgggtCCTGAGCTGTTGGTCTCGCCTAAATGGTAGCAGGAAGTAGAGAAAGACGATGTTtatccaggtttgggccctctcgaagaggtaaaaccctacgtcatgctctTGTTATATTGATTGTGATAAGGTACAAAGTACATgatgatctacctcgagattgtaTGAATGAGTTTTAATTTGCCTCTTCAGACTAAACCCCTCAAGCACAAAGGGTATCTAGGGTTACAAGTATGTTGGCTACACCTCCCTCCACCGTAGGTTTGTCTTTGGTGGATTCGCTGGATCCGGCCTTCGTTCGTATATATCTGTGTGTGCGCGAGAGTTGGACCCTTTCGATCTTCGCTTTTGTTCCTCGGCCGTGTTTACTGTTTTGGTGCGCTGGTCCTTTTGAGGCCTTAGTACGATGACTTCCTCACTGTCTACTATAATAATGTTTGCATGGCTCTGATGAGGGAGGGACGATGACTGCAACGCACCTTTGGCTTGCTCTAGTATTTATAGTCGTCATTAGCTGGTCAATGGACATGTATATTTTTTTTTACTTCTgatgtttttaaatttttacaCTATCTTAACAGTTGATGAATAGATCGAAATTTTTCTCGAAAAAAGAACTAAAGAAGGACTTAACATTTTGGAACATAGCAAAGCAACATGTGATTTTTTTTCTACGAAGCAACTTGTGATTTGATGGTTAATAGGATAGTGGTATCCACAGCCCAATAGAACTCAAGTTCTAGGCTTGACATCAATACTCGCATTTTCCTGTATTTATTCCGACCTTTTGATAATGCGCATTTAGTGAGAAGAGACGTTCCTGTCGACTACGAAGAAGTCAGTGTCGACTTCCTCAATCTTAAGATGATGTGCGACTCAGTCTCTCAGAGATGTTCATACAGACAGGATGTGCGTACATGCGTTTATAGAGATGAATGTATTACATCCgtttttaaatataagtcttttagATATTTGAATATGAACTACATATAGATATTTGAATATGAACTACATGTATTTTAAAATGTAAATTCATTcatttgcttcgtatgtagttcatacttcctccatttcaaaatatagtgcgcccgcgtTTTCCGAGGTcaaactttgaccataaatttaacaaACGAGACCGACTGTGGCAGGAGAAAAAACTACATAATTAAAAACTTCTTttgaatacgaattcactgatataactTTTGCTCCCGCTGCAATCGGTCTTgctagttaaatttacggtcaaagttgaagcacggggATAGACGAaacactacattgtggaatggagggagtattagaATCTTAAAAAAAAAGACTTTTAGGAAGGGGGGAGGGAGTATGTGCGTATGAAGCGTCTACGGAGCGTGTGTGTGTAACGTGTTAAACAAAACATTTTGGAACATAGGAAGAATAGTGTGTTGCTAGTCCTCGGCCCTACCGAGTACCTGGTCGATTACCCACCACGTGAAGTGCGGTGAGATGACGTGGCAGCTATATACCCCTCCCAGTTATCTCGTCCACAGAAATAGCACACGAATCTCATTAGCATTTGCGCGCCGGCAGCCATCTTTCGCATAGCCCCTCAAAGTTATACTCGTACATAGTTCTACATACGCGTACTAATTTCTACTGCTGCCTATTCTACAAAATGGAACTTTTGGCAGTGTCTTTATGTGGAGAGATTTGCTAATCGTGTCCCACGGGATGTGACTGACATCCagtaaaagaaaaaaaaatcttgAACAGCAACTGACATCGAAAGTGGAGCACTACGCTTAGCCTGCACTCAACGAAAAACAAAGTACGCTCAGCCCCCTTGGGTTTCTTGTAATTCTGCAAGCACCCCGGTCGAAGTCGGTTTCGTAGTGCCCAGTCACGGCGCAGAAATATCACACGATTAACCTTAGCCCAacaaaataaaaatgaaaattaGAGTGGGAGAGAGGCAGAGAGGCACACGAAATTAACCGGAGCCCAACCCAACCCACGCCGGGCGCGACCTAGGAAGCAAACCACCGGCCAGGCCACAACCGCCGTCCGCCGGGCATGGAACAGGCCCTCCGCGACCAGGCGCCGGCCAGGGCGGCGGGGCGCAGGCCGACGCGGTTCACGGCTCTGGAGCTCGCGGCGGCCGAGCAGCTCCTTCACCTCAGCGAGAGCAGCTGCTCCTCGGGCGCCGCCTTCACGCCGCTAGGATCGGGGATCGCCGCGTCGGCGgcctgctcctcctcctcgccacgCTCCGTCAACGCTGCGCCCGCCGCAACCGCGCGCGACCCCGTCGTGGGCATCGGCGCGGAtcgcgaggaggaggacgacgagcAGGAGCTGGGCGGGAGGCCGCGGGTGAGCAGGAGGTACCGCTCGGTAGCGGAGTTGTACGACGCTACGGATCCTGCTGGAGCGCGGCGGAGGAAGGGCAAGGCCGTCGCCGGCGGCACAACGGCGGAGAGGAGGAAGTAGAAAGAGATCAGGGGGTCACTCTTGCCTGTAATTATGGGCTGTTGTTAGCAGGGACTAGTAGCCTGGTGTAGAGAACGAAGAGAAGCTTTGCTTCTGCTTCTGCTTCTTCTCCGGTGTACGTATGTGTATCGCATAGATCAAGAAATAGTGATCTTCTCTTCACAAGAGGAGTCACAAGGGTAGTTAGTTAGGAGCTTAATCAGGTGTAAATTATTATGCATCGAGCTAGtcttgaataaaccaggatgaaTACCTTGTGCTTGGATCGATTTGCAGGCAGCAGAGACTCCATTGAATCTACGTACTTTCATCTGAATTACAACAACTGTAGTGATTTATCACGGAGCCTTTTCTCCCCCTTGGTGATTTTTAACATTGTACTGTACTGTAGTGATTTATCACGGCGCTTTTAGACTTGAAATGGAATCTGATTTGTTCTTGCTTGGTGGTTTTTAGAAGAGCCAGCCGAGGGCGTCTATTCCACCGATTCAATCTTCTACGTATTACTAGTACAAACGATCAGCTTTCCAATGGGCGAAATGACGGCAGGCCGTACGACGAAACGAGTAGCTAGCTCCGGGCGTATACAGCCTGATCGAGGTCGGCGTCCAGGAGGCAGGACATGGCAGACGTTGGTGTTCGTCCCGAGCGACTGCAGCACACCAAGCCATCCATGCCTAGTGGAAAACTGGGTATCACCGTTCGATCCTCCACCGTCCACAGTTCTTCCACACCAAGTCGTCCGCATCGTAGTTCCACAATCTCAAAGCGCTTAAGGGTCATTCAGGAAGGTAGCCAGAAAGACAAACATAGGCTACGAGGGGTTCGGTCTGGATGAAATTGGGGCGGCAAGCCCATCAATCCAAATCCCACGAAAAAAATGACCAAGCTAACGATCGATCTACGTGTGCTGTGAACGGGATTGCGAGGGGGGAAAAAGGCGGCTGAACTGCATCAGAAACAGATGCATGGTATGAGATGTAGTACTCCAGTCCAGTAGTGTTGAAAttgtgtcgaatatagtgtaTAAGGTAGGTTACAAttggacttgtagttgtattgtgtttacataggatatgtagtcgtgtcctaataggacacttgtatcctaggcctctcatatatagcgggggtagacacacgatgtaacctatgccaaaaTAATAGCACCGGAATGCATgggaagccggcggcatgtgccggtgtccagggcgaccgggtgcggtattATAACGGTGTCATGGGAAAGAGCGCTcatagtcaggccccggggatgtagccatatcggtgaacctcgttaacaaatctcggtgtcgtgctcgtgtgattgtTTGGTTCTCGGATGATCAACGGTATGCCTCaaatttattctaacaagtggtatcatgagctaggttGTTCGGAGGCTGCAGATCATTGATCAAGAGGAGGAAAGAGCGGAGTGAAAGAATTCATCAAATCGGTGGTCGTGCAACGACCGGAAAAATCGATGTGCGGCGAGATGCTCCGTTCGTTTAGCAGTCGGAGGAACCGTTCGTGCGGAAGCTGTTCGCGTGGGATTGGATCGGCTGATGGTCTCTTGGATTTGTTCGATCTGGCGATCTCAGCGGCAGCACATTAGAGGCGGCTCTCGGCGAATCGTGCGGCAGTAGGAGTCGATGAGAGTTCGGTCAGGAGGTCAAGACCGCCCATGGGCATCAGCTTAGGACGTGGCAGCCTGGCCCAAGTGGGGACTGGTGGTGCGTGCTTGGTGGGCTAGGCCCTTGTGCAGCCGTGGGACTGGGTGACCGAGGCGGAGGCTGGTGTGCACGCACAGGAAGTTGGACCGGTGCAGGGGCTGCTGTACGCACGTTGTTGCGGTGAACTGGAGATTTGTTCGAAACCAAAAGGCACGATGTTCAGGTTTTCGCATGATACGAGTGTGGGTGTGTGTCATGGATAGATGGTGATCTTTGCTGCTAAGGGTACGTGGACATGCACTAGCAAATAGTGACAAGGAAAAATAATGTGCAAAGAATTCTTCGGGTCAGGTTTGCATGGAAGTTTTTCTGTCAAGATTGCTTGGATGGCTCGGAGATTATGTGAAGTGGAGGATATTGTGCTGTACTAGATCATGCATACACAGGGCGTCCAAGACATGCACGGATTACAAGGCAGTCATGATGCAGGGTGAAGCATGGTTGTAGCCGGACAAGTTCAGCTGGGTCGGACTAGACAGTCTGACGGATCGATGTGAGTCGGTTGATACAGAAGACGGTGGTGGGATCGGCGACGACGGCGtaggagcgtgatgctgatggtg belongs to Triticum urartu cultivar G1812 chromosome 7, Tu2.1, whole genome shotgun sequence and includes:
- the LOC125520774 gene encoding uncharacterized protein LOC125520774 — its product is MEQALRDQAPARAAGRRPTRFTALELAAAEQLLHLSESSCSSGAAFTPLGSGIAASAACSSSSPRSVNAAPAATARDPVVGIGADREEEDDEQELGGRPRVSRRYRSVAELYDATDPAGARRRKGKAVAGGTTAERRK